One Spinacia oleracea cultivar Varoflay chromosome 4, BTI_SOV_V1, whole genome shotgun sequence DNA segment encodes these proteins:
- the LOC130459941 gene encoding uncharacterized protein, which produces MEPEYQKRFDGLDAYSIIQQLKTLFQKNARLERFEANCKLLDSKLEEGKPVGPHVFDLIGHFQTMEKLGFPYPKDLATDIVIRSLPEDFHNFKLNFYMQGGEATLQELHGSLIQAERNLPSKPKHKDVLMVSKGKQFKKKGAPMKKKKGKVVANENSSTKPKATPKAKVAAQHECYHCHKIGHWKRNCPKYLEEKKTGASISGTKKK; this is translated from the exons atggaaccagagtatcaaaaacgttttgatggtctggatgcctacagcataatccagcaactgaaaactttgtttcagaaaaatgctagattggagagatttgaagcaaactgcaaacttctggattccaagttggaagaagggaagcccgttggtccgcatgtgttcgatttgattggacattttcagaccatggagaaattgggcttcccttatcctaaggacctggcaactgacatagtcatcagatccttgcctgaagattttcataactttaagttgaacttctacatgcaaggaggggaggctaccctgcaagagttgcatggttcactaattcaggctgagagaaacttaccaagtaaacctaaacataaggatgttctaatggttagtaaaggtaagcagttcaagaagaaaggggctcccatgaagaagaaaaagggcaaggtagttgccaatgagaactcttcaaccaagccaaaggccactccaaaggctaaggtagctgctcaacatgagtgctaccactgccacaagattggtcattggaagaggaactgCCCCAAGTATCTGGAGGAAAAGAAGACTGGTGCTTCAATTTCAG ggactaaaaagaagtag
- the LOC110789299 gene encoding fimbrin-1, whose protein sequence is MSGYAGVVVSDPLLHSQFTQVELRSLKSKYTSVKNHNAKVTIEDLPPILAKLKAFNQSFKEEDIKEILSESASDMNQEIEFEDFLKVHLSFQVRASAQLGGSKDSSAFLKASTTTLLHTVSQSEKGCYVHHINSYLGDDPFLMQFLPLDPNSDDLFNIAKDGVLLCKLINVAVPGTIDERAINTKRVLNPWERNENHTLCLNSAKAIGCTVVNIGPHDLVEGRPHLVLGLISQIIKIQLLADLNLRKTPQLVELADDADDIEELMGLSPEKVLLKWMNFHLQRAGYEKIVANFSSDIRDAKAYTFLLNVLAPEHCDPATLDAKDPIERANLVLDHAERMGCKRYLNCNDIIEGSSNLNLAFVAQIFKMRNGLSLDGKKVSFAEMMTDDVQTSREGRCFRFWMNSLGIATYVNNVFEDVRNGWVLLEALEKVSPGSVNWKHATKPPIKMPFRKVENCNQVIKIGKQLKFSLVNVAGNDIVQGNKKLILALLWQLMRYNMLQLLKNLRSFSHGKEISDSDIINWANYKVKCSGRRSRISSFKDKGLSNGLFFLELLSAVEPRVVNWNLVTKGEKDDEKRLNAIYIISVARKLGCSVFLLPEDIMEVNQKMILTLLASIMYWCLQQEDLESSPSLSESATVTDISSAAPSVQSEDESSICGEISSFNIDDAESDSTVSSVIDNIEDDQ, encoded by the exons ATGTCTGGCTATGCGGGTGTTGTTGTTTCTGACCCTTTGCTTCATAGCCAGTTTACTCAGGTTGAACTTCGCAGCCTCAAATCAAAA TATACTTCGGTGAAGAATCATAATGCTAAGGTCACTATTGAGGACTTGCCACCGATTTTGGCAAAGTTAAAAGCTTTTAATCAGTCGTTTAAAGAGGAAGATATTAAGGAGATTTTGAGTGAGTCGGCCTCGGATATGAATCAAGAGATTGAGTTCGAGGATTTCTTGAAG GTTCATCTGAGCTTCCAAGTTCGAGCATCAGCTCAGCTTGGTGGCTCAAAGGACTCCTCTGCCTTTCTCAAGGCATCAACAACTACCCTTCTTCATACAGTTAGTCAATCCGAGAAGGGATGCTATGTTCATCATATCAACAGTTATCTTGGTGATGACCCTTTCTTGATGCAATTTCTTCCTTTAGATCCCAATAGTGACGATCTTTTCAATATTGCGAAAGATGGAGTTCTTCTCTG TAAGCTTATAAATGTTGCCGTTCCTGGCACAATAGACGAAAGAGCAATAAACACTAAAAGGGTACTGAATCCTTGGGAGAGAAATGAGAATCATACTTTGTGCCTTAACTCCGCCAAAGCCATTGGATGCACTGTTGTTAACATTGGACCCCATGACTTGGTTGAAGGCAGG CCACATTTGGTGCTTGGATTAATTTCTCAAATTATAAAG ATTCAACTCCTTGCAGATCTCAATCTTAGGAAGACACCACAGCTAGTGGAGTTGGCCGATGATGCTGAT GACATTGAGGAGCTCATGGGTTTATCCCCGGAGAAAGTCTTGTTGAAATGGATGAATTTCCATCTCCAGAGAGCCGGTTATGAGAAAATTGTCGCAAACTTTTCATCTGATATAAGG GATGCCAAGGCATACACTTTCCTGCTCAACGTTCTTGCACCAGAACATTGTGATCCAGCCACATTAGATGCAAAGGACCCTATTGAAAGGGCAAATTTGGTACTTGACCATGCAGAGAGAATGGGCTGCAAGAGATACTTGAATTGTAATGACATTATTGAAGGCTCATCAAATCTAAATCTCGCTTTTGTTGCTCAGATATTTAAGATGAG GAATGGGTTGTCACTAGATGGCAAAAAGGTTTCTTTTGCAGAGATGATGACAGATGATGTACAGACATCTAGGGAAGGAAGGTGcttcagattttggatgaatagCCTTGGTATTGCCACCTACGTCAACAATGTATTCGAGGATGTTAGAAATGG GTGGGTACTGTTGGAAGCTTTGGAAAAGGTATCTCCAGGATCAGTCAACTGGAAGCACGCAACAAAGCCTCCGATCAAAATGCCTTTCAGAAAAGTGGAAAATTGCAATCAAGTGATAAAAATTGGGAAGCAATTGAAGTTTTCCCTTGTGAATGTGGCTGGAAATGATATTGTTCAAGGAAACAAGAAGCTAATACTCG CGTTACTGTGGCAGTTAATGAGGTATAACATGCTCCAACTATTGAAGAACCTAAGATCTTTCTCCCACGGGAAGGAGATCTCTGATTCAGACATTATTAATTGGGCTAATTATAAGGTGAAATGCTCTGGGAGAAGGTCTCGAATTTCGAGCTTCAAG GACAAAGGTCTTTCTAATGGCCTATTCTTCCTTGAACTTCTAAGTGCGGTGGAGCCTAGAGTTGTCAACTGGAACCTTGTCACCAAGGGTGAAAAGG ATGACGAGAAAAGGTTGAATGCTATATACATAATCAGTGTTGCAAGAAAGCTTGGATGTTCTGTCTTTTTACTGCCTGAGGACATTATGGAG GTAAATCAGAAGATGATCCTGACTCTGTTGGCCAGCATCATGTACTGGTGCTTACAGCAGGAGGATCTAGAATCTTCCCCATCCCTCTCAGAATCTGCTACCGTCACAGATATATCCTCTGCTGCTCCCTCAGTTCAAAGCGAGGATGAGAGTTCCATTTGTGGAGAAATCTCATCATTTAACATCGATGACGCAGAATCCGACTCAACTGTTTCTTCAGTGATTGACAATATTGAAGATGATCAATGA